In Scyliorhinus torazame isolate Kashiwa2021f chromosome 9, sScyTor2.1, whole genome shotgun sequence, a single window of DNA contains:
- the LOC140429258 gene encoding proteinase-activated receptor 2-like has protein sequence MFAVVLAACLLALPVCSAGIDRSFHFDDRDGNVDTFAASVLTSGLTTVFLPLVYIIVFIVGLPANAMALWVFVWRTKMKHPAAIYMANLALADLLFIIWLPLKISYHLNGNNWIYGEGLCKVLVVFFYGNMYCSILFMTCISVQRYWVVVDPISQSRRKTSIAYAVSIFIWIIFALGTMPLYLNIQQTANVTNLNIITCHDVMPEEQLVSNMFDYFLSLAIGVYFFPALLTLTAYVLMIKTLTASNNEDSIGKSRKRAIELIITVLAMYLVCFTPSNVMLIVHYSRMKYERNSNVYAFYIVSLCLSGINSCIDPFVYYFVSKDFRDHVKNTLRCRSVRAVRSIQASFASKKLSKGSGSYSSASKVTTTTSSC, from the coding sequence GAATTGACCGAAGCTTTCATTTTGACGACCGCGACGGGAACGTTGACACGTTTGCTGCATCTGTACTAACGAGTGGATTGACTACAGTCTTCTTGCCTTTGGTTTACATTATTGTGTTCATCGTTGGCTTGCCTGCAAATGCTATGGCACTGTGGGTGTTTGTCTGGCGAACCAAAATGAAACATCCGGCAGCTATTTACATGGCCAATTTGGCTTTGGCAGATCTCCTGTTCATCATTTGGTTACCTTTGAAAATTTCCTATCATCTCAATGGCAACAATTGGATTTATGGCGAAGGACTGTGCAAGGTGCTGGTGGTGTTTTTCTATGGAAACATGTACTGTTCAATCCTATTCATGACTTGCATCAGTGTTCAACGATATTGGGTTGTTGTTGATCCAATATCTCAATCAAGAAGAAAGACTTCTATTGCCTATGCTGTATCGATTTTCATTTGGATAATATTTGCTTTGGGCACTATGCCATTGTACTTAAATATTCAGCAAACTGCAAATGTTACCAACCTTAATATAATAACCTGTCATGATGTCATGCCTGAAGAGCAATTGGTTTCCAATATGTTTGATTACTTTCTCTCTTTGGCTATTGGTGTGTACTTCTTTCCAGCATTGCTGACATTAACTGCATATGTGTTGATGATCAAAACATTGACAGCTTCTAATAATGAAGATAGCATTGGGAAAAGCCGCAAGAGAGCAATTGAGTTGATCATTACTGTTCTCGCGATGTATTTAGTCTGCTTCACTCCGAGCAATGTTATGCTTATTGTTCACTATTCGCGTATGAAATATGAAAGGAACAGCAATGTTTATGCATTCTATATTGTAAGTCTTTGTCTGTCTGGCATAAATAGTTGCATTGATCCCTTTGTCTATTACTTTGTTTCCAAAGAtttccgagaccatgttaaaaatACTTTGCGGTGTCGTAGTGTCAGGGCAGTTAGAAGTATCCAGGCTTCCTTTGCCTCTAAGAAACTTTCCAAAGGATCTGGTTCGTATTCTTCTGCCAGTAAAGTTACTACCACAACAAGCAGCTGCTGA